The Pararhizobium sp. IMCC21322 sequence AGGCGCACCATTGTTCCGACAATGGCAATCGCAGTGCCCGGGTCATTAATACCTGGCGACAGCGCTCTGGCTGCAATTTCGGAAAGCACAATCAGACCAAAACGGGGGTCCTCATCATAGGTACGTTGATTCCCAATCAGAAAGGCTTCTATAAGCTCCTCGCGTAATTCCGTATCAATCTCACCATCGTTTCCCTCCAGAAAAGCCAAAGGCTTGCCGGGGCCGATAAAACTACCTGGAAGGGAAGCAATTGTGATTTTCAGCCCGCTTTTCTCTGCAATATGTTGCAAGGCTTCCATCTCTAAATGCTGGATGTATCCAACCTTCGCTGTCAGCAAAGGCTTGCCGCTGCCAGCTACATCCCCGTCTGTATCCAAAGCCGACTGACCGCCCAAATTTGGACTCAGACGGCGCCTTTCAAGAGCTTCAGTTGCAGCTGCTTCAACGGTCTCGATGGTTGTGCCCATTCGTCCCAGCCTGGCAATGCTGTCAACCCAGCGAACAAACGTCACAATGACAACAGCGAAGGTCATCAAAACCATCAAAAACAGTACGAAGTGGCCTGCCTTCCCGTAATAGCCGGTGGTCACCGCAATGGTGGCCACAATGCTGAAGATGAAAGCTCCGATAAAGCTCGACAACGCCAACTGAGACGTGTCATCGGCCACCACAAGCGCAAATGCCCTTGGCGTCGCTGAGCGGCTGGCAGATGCATAGGCTGAAATCATGGACGCGACCGCAAACGTCGCAACAGCCAGCATTGTATTGGAAATGATTGAGAGCAGCGTTTTCAAAGTTTCAGTTGTGATTTCCGGAACAAAAGAAGCCAGTTTGGTAAAATCAGCAGCATGCGCCAACAGAGCGCCGATCACAGCGAGTATACAATAGGCAAGTGGCTTGACCCACAACCGCTCGCGCAATCGGCGTACCAGAAACTCAATACGGCTGGTAATCAACTGACGCTCCCAAGTGGCTTTTTAATTTCAGAAACCAAAGCCTATCAGCGAGGCACGATTTACACCAGAGACTCTATCGAGACTGGCAGCGTGCAGGAGCGAATGGCAACGCCTCTGAACTATCGATAGGTTTTGTTCACCAAATATAATTACGCTTTTTTGCCAATACCGGCTCATCATTTATTCAAACAAGACGTTCAGATTGTTGTGCTCAATTGAATGAAAGTCCTTGTCATGCACCAATTCTATAAAATTGCTCCGCTAATCGGTGCATTTTGGAGTGCCTGCTTATTGTCGGCAGATGCGGTCGAATTGAATACGCAGGTCCACGCTTTCGGTGGCCTCGTTGCGGTTGAACAGGAAAAGGAATCTCTGTCCAATATGGTTATGGGGCTTTGGGGCACCGTTACGATCACATCGGATGGCAAAGCCAACGGCAGCGGCATCATTCGCTACGAAGGCGTCGCGCCTTGCGCATGGACACCCCCGGCACCGCAGAACGGCCCTGCCCCCTATTGCAAATTAGAAAGCCTGAAGGACGGCGCATTCACGATAACCGGTGAAGTCTCGGGAGAATTGCAGACGCAGCATCTGCTTACAGGCCTTTCAGAAATGGTAACCGGAGATACAAAGGCTTCTGCGCAGGACATCATCGATACCACGCCCCCCACGCTCAAACTTCAACTGACAATGACAGATGCCCCGAAGGAATTGATAGACGTCTGGGGACTGTCCGGCGGCGGACGGGAGAAACGCGGAACCGACGTGGCAACAGGTGGTCTGCTTGTCTCAACACTTTTTGACAAACCCTTCTTCCTCTCCCCTGTACCCAACGAAGCCGGCGAACGCGATCGCTACGAATTCTCCGGCACTTATCCCGGTGACTGGCCGATCAAAGGTGCAGGTGCCGTCTATTTCCCGGATCTTCCACTGAACAAGCTACCCAATGAAACCGCGTATGAAGTCTTCATCAATGGCGGCGTTACGCCCAATGGTTCCAAACTTGGCGAAGACACGTTGAATCTCGACGTCCTAACCCCCTGGTTTGGCGGCGCTTACAATAAATACTGAAAATCCATAACCGAACTTTCTACTGACCGACTAAAGACCAAGGATACCGAACTCATGAAATCGCTCACTCTAAAAGCCCTGTCCGTCGGACTGGTAATGACCGCCAGCCTCTCTTTGCAGGCCGAAGCGGAGCCAACATCCATGTTCATTCTGGATGCTTCCGGATCCATGTGGGGCCGACTGCCCGACAATCAGATGAAAATTGTGGCTGCACGCGACGCCATGAGCGAGTTGGTGGGAGCGCTCCCGGACAGTATCTCAACCGGTCTGATTGCCTATGGCCACCGCCGCAAAGGTGATTGTGGCGATATTGAAGTCGTTCAGGAAGCAACCCTTGGGGGCAGTTCAAATATTTCAGAAATCATCGCAACGCTTCAGCCACGCGGCAAAACACCAATTTCAGATGCCTTGAAACTGGCCGGTGAAAAGCTGACGGGAATTGAAGATCAGACAACAATAGTTCTGGT is a genomic window containing:
- a CDS encoding DUF2254 domain-containing protein encodes the protein MITSRIEFLVRRLRERLWVKPLAYCILAVIGALLAHAADFTKLASFVPEITTETLKTLLSIISNTMLAVATFAVASMISAYASASRSATPRAFALVVADDTSQLALSSFIGAFIFSIVATIAVTTGYYGKAGHFVLFLMVLMTFAVVIVTFVRWVDSIARLGRMGTTIETVEAAATEALERRRLSPNLGGQSALDTDGDVAGSGKPLLTAKVGYIQHLEMEALQHIAEKSGLKITIASLPGSFIGPGKPLAFLEGNDGEIDTELREELIEAFLIGNQRTYDEDPRFGLIVLSEIAARALSPGINDPGTAIAIVGTMVRLFASWARPLDDDDDKAEILFDRVYVPELSCDEMFSDAFTAIARDGAEIVEVGVRLQKAFLALTQLESAELTKVAKSQSESAFSRAEKALVLPSDLEKIKVLVEKVQGA